The nucleotide window CAGCGAGCCCGGTGGGTGCCCGGGGCCCAGCAGGCGTTGTTCCTACCTGGGCAGCAGCGGTGCCGGCAGCCGCCCAGCACGTAGCCGGCGGCCAGCAGCCACCCCccgcacagcagcagcctttgcATGCTGCCCCGCAGCGTCCCTGTCCCCGCAGGTCCCGGCTGTCCCCCCggggggggagctgggctgcgCCGCCCCTCGGCTGGACGCGGGGATCAAGCACGTCTCGTTCTGCTCCAGCGCCCCGGCTCCGGGCTGCGCGGGTGGGTGTGAGGATGCCACGGCACAAGCCCCAGCCCCAACGGGGGTGATGcaaagcaaagggaaggaagggttTGCTACAgctccgctcccctcccgcagcccccagcccagcaccgaTGAAGCCCCCAGCCACGCTGAGGTGGTGGCACAGCCCTGTGACCATCACGCTGCCATCTCGCCAGGCTCCCTGTCACCCCCAGGACCTCAGGCACCTGCACACGATGGGCAAAAGTGCTACTGGCATCCCCAGGCATCGCCCCCATGCTTGCAGAAAGCCCACAGCGGGGTTCAGGGCTCTCCTtggctgggggaggcagagcagcgATGCCCTGGGGATTTATCTCAGCCCAGCGCAAGACCCAGGAGATCTGGGATGCAGCATGGCACCCGCTCCACCCAGCACCCTGGATACCCCCAGTGAGGCTGGGACCTGGCCAACGCCGCAGACAAGCCCCATCCGTATGGCGAGCAGCAGCCGGGCTCCCTGGGAAGCAGCCcaggagggagggcagcaggagcagcccctgcatACCGCAGCACCACGGGGCACATCCTGCACGCACCCACAGCGCCAGGGCTgccccacacagcaccacctgcacagcactgcagccgCTAAAGCCAGACCGATTTTATTCAAATTGCGAAtgtaaaacagaataataataataacaataaaaaaaaacaaacctcactGGCTTCAAAGCAGAAAGCCCCAGGGGAATCGCTCCCAggctttcctctttcctccttgGCCCTCCCGCGCTAGTGTTAAGGCTGTGCTCGGGGCTGACAACACGACGAGGGGAGGGCAGCTCGAGCCCCGCGCCCGCTCCCCCAGGGAAAGTTTTGGCACGAACGCGGAGGGGCCGAGCCCCGGCGCGGGGCAGGGCAAGGCTGCGGCGCAGGTGTTAGTGACAGGTCAGGGTGAAGCTCCGAAAGCTACGGGGTCACCTATGGGGCCGCCTCGGGGAGCGGAACGGGAGGCGgcgggagggcagggggggaaTGTGGAAGAAGGGTTTTGCATCGGAGGTTGCCCCCAGCTGAGGGGATGTGCCAAGGGGCCAAGTCTGAGACGGGGGCTGCGCCTCCCCGCCCCGTCTCTCGCACGCGTCTCAACTGTAAACCGCAAGTGGAGGGGGCACCTGGCTCGCCTCGGTCCTGTCCCCCGGGTAAGGGGGATTAAGGGTCTGGGCGACTTTGGGTGGTGCCTGCTCAGCACCCCGGGATGAGGGGTGCCTGGGGTGAGGTGCTGCACCCCGAGCAGCCTGGGAGCCTGGCGCATCCCAAGGGTGGTGCTGGGGCATTGCACTGGTACGGCTCGCAGGTGGCTCTCAGCAGCCCCAAAAAGAGCTGGTCCCAAGCAGCCGGCAGCTtgaggggctgcagctgctggctgccggggtgctgcagggtgcagAACCAGGGGCCACGAGGAGGTAGCACCAGGCTCATCCCGACCGGGGAAAGGGGCTGACGCATCCTGCTGGGACACAAAGCCACCCTGCTCCGGGCGGGCACAGCCTGGGGCGTGGGGGTGCAGCTTCCCCCGCCTCCCCGGCCATGTTCACGCACAACCAATAATTTAAACTGCTCCACGGCTTGTTCCTATAAATAAAGGCTGCTGGGTTGACGGAGGGAGGGGGGACGGGAAGGCCGGGTGGTGATCCCGGCCCGCAGACACGTGCGGGAGACTTGGGTCCTTGGCGGCGGTGGCAGCTCCGGCCTTGGTCATCGCTCTCCAGCTGCGGCCTTGTGGTGGTGGCGGAGGCGCGCGGCCACCCCGGCCCGCGCCGCTCAGTCTGTTTTCCACACCTTGTTGAGGAACTTGACCACCTCATCGTAGATGACGAAGACGATGGCCACGTCGAGGCAGACGCGGCCCAGGCGAGGCACCGTGCCCTTGTAGAACCTGCCGGGGATGGAGAGGGCGGTGGGTGGGGGTGGGAGCCAAGGGGATGCCCCACAAGTGCCCTCATTGCCcttgtcctcctgctgctggatcACACCTCACCCCCCTCAACCTCGCCTGTCCCCCAGCTCGGGCTGACACCGCTCCCACCCATCTCCAGCCCCAATCCCACACCCGCAGGAGGGCTTACGCCAGGGGTCCCTCGTATTTCATGATCTGGTAGGCGCAGTCCCAGGTGCTCTTGTACTTGTGCGcttccagcccctgcagggaggaaaaagaagggtCAGATACTGGAGTAGGGCACCTGGGAGGGATTTAGGGGCGATGCAGAGCTGGAGTGAGTCAGGAGGAACTGACTGGTGGGAACAGTGAGCACGGGGTATCTTTGTGCCATACCTGCATCCTGGTCTTCACCACGTCCAAGGGGGTGTTGCCGAAGACGCTCGCAGCTCCTGCGAGGGCTCCAAACACCCCTGTGACGAAGGGGTTGATGACTTTGTTGGGATCATCccctggagaggaggagaggttGAAAGGTGGTGACAAAGCTCAGCTCACAGAGAAGGCCACCAGGTTTGGCTGACAGTGGGCAGGTGAGGAGATGCTTCAGCACCAGGGCCCTTCAGCCCGCGACAGCCAGGACACCCTTCCCCTGGCTTTTATCGTGCCCCATCAcaaggggctgagctggggtggcactgggggggcacagggacACAGTACCTTTGTACCAGTTCTTGAGGGACGTCATGACGAAGAAGCGGATGGCCTGGTTGGATCCTTGCTTGAGGACAGTCGCGGTTAAGCCCTGGTAGGTCCCCTTCAGCCCTGCGGTGAGGGAAGGTGTTGGAGAGGAGCACCAGCCTCGTCCCAAACCCACCCACCCTGAGGGGGccccctgcagctccacagcCTCGGGTACAGACCAGGCCTTCCCGCTGGCCTCCTCCAAGCCACAGGTCCCAGCCTCTGCCCATCCCCACAGCACGGGGGTGGCCAGGCCCCCCTGTGACTGCTTCCCCGTGACTCACCCTGTTCCCGAACGATCTCCCTGACGCCGTGGAAGAAGCCGCGGTATTTCGGCTTGGGGGAGCACTGGTCGTGGATAAACTTCACCTGCGGGGAGACGGCGCGTTGGTGCCGGCCAAGGCCAGGAGCTCCTCCAGGGAGGAGACAACAGCCAGGACCTGCTGCGTGCCCCCCACCTTGACGGTCTCCATGGggcacaccaccaccaccgcctcGGCCACGCCGGCACCCAGCCCGCAGATGAGGCCCCGCGTGCTGTCCAGCCGGCCCTTCTCGTCTCTCATCTGGTTGCTGAGGAACTCGAACATGCCGAACCTGCAGAGAGGCCGCGGTGACAACCCCGGGGGTGCCCATACACCCTGCCAAGGGAAGGGGGGATGCCGAGTCCAAAGCCACCCCCgctttgctgctgtgaaaacacCACTGAGCACagcccggggacccccccgcgGCGCAGGGGACACCTACCTCACGGCGGCCTTGGGGATGGAGCCGTACACCAGCGAGCTGAGGCCCCGGTACAGCCCCCGGATGCCATGGTCACGGACGGTCTGCTTCACACAGTCCCCTGGGGCAAAGCACAGCGGTGTCACCACCACCCGATGCACCAAGGGTCCCCATGCTCATCCTCCCCCCAGACCTGCTCGCTGCCTCCCCCAGAGCCTCCAAGCCCAGCCCCTCACCGATGCCCTTGTAGCGGGGCGGGTTGGCCTTCTCGTCCAGCTGCAGCTGCGTCTTCACATACTCGGTGGGGAATGTAATGCAGATCTCGATCCCTCCGGCGAGGCCACctggaagagaggaggggaaatttgggctgcagcagtgccatgcCGGCCCCGGACCCCGTGGACATGGTGGCTGTCTGTCCAGGAAGGGCCAGGTTACCAGAAGCATGCAGCGAGCGAGCATTTTCCTTCGGAAACCATCTGTTTTGGTGCTCTGTGAAACCACTGCTCCCTCACCAACCGGCTGCAGCCCAGAGGTGAGGAGGTGCCATTTACAAACCCAACACAGCCAAACAGCACCACGCATGCCCCATCCAAACCCCTGCTCCTATTGCGAGGCACGGAGCTCACCCCACAACCTCCTCACGTCCCTCTCCAGCAACTCAGCACCAGCGGGAGCCCACTCGCAGACGGCGCGGTGCCGGCACAGAGGCACAATTATAATCAACCCCCTCCGGCTGCCCTGCCAGGACCCATGCAGAGGAAGCTGCCGCGTGCTGATTACAGGGGCTGAGGACGTGCCTGCTGCACAGCGCTGCCCAAGGCCACACCAGCACCCCGGGCACCATCACCATCCTGTGCACTCAGAGctttgggagcagcagcaccaagccTGGGGGATTCGCACCACCTGAGGGGGTTTAATCCCCGTTTCGCTGCATGCTGGTGCCTGCCCCTGGCAAAGAGCTCTTGCATctcacctcctccagcagcacttGGGCTCCCCAGCACGCAGCCTCACCAGCATGGCCCTGGTTGGTGCCACAGGGTGTCCCCAGCAGGGACTGGCcccccagggcaggagcagggtgagGCAGGCAGTGGGTTATTCTGGTCTGCAGCAAAACACGCGGCCCCCGTGCTGCACAGCAGAGCACGGCTCGACTTATCAGCACTCCAACGTGCCCAGCAAGGCGACACTGATAGGGGACAGAGGCTGCTCCTTGGCTGCAGCAGcgcctgggggtgctgggaaGCCCGAGCTGGCAGAATGGGAGCTCGGCACCAGCACCGAGAGGGTGCCAAAGCGCTGGGCACATGCTGGTCATGCTGTGCCAGCTCCCAGCGTGGGTGCCAAAGCAGAGCACATTTCCAAAAGCACAGCCCCAAAAGCAGTGTCTCaattcctctcccagcagaCAGGCACTgaagccagcagctgccaccactGCAGGGCAAAACCTGCGGGGCCCTggcacccacagccccctcTCACCCAGCACAAACACCTCTTGTCAGCCCCTGGCAtcccagctggcagcacccGCAGCAGCACTGCCCTATCTCAGACTCAGCCTTCTGAAAGCAGAGGGCAACGGCCCCACTGGGGGCCATTCCAAAGGACTTTTCAGAGTGATGCAGGGGGCCAAGAGCATCGTCACTCACAGGGGATGCAGGGCCAGCCCCTGCACACACAGGGGCCTCTTGTTCTCCTCCTGAGCTGCCCCTGGCTCTCTGAGAGCAGCGATGCgagagcagcagccccggcacgCCGAGCACCACGGCGCTCCCCACCGCTGCCCCGCTGCGGATGTTTCACAAGCTGTCAATATTTGCTCCTGCTCATTCCCCCggtgccagctgctgccctggcagctCCCAGAGCAGGGAAGCACCCGAAACAAACCACAGCCCAGGCAACAGCAGTGCCCGCGGGCAGGGCAGACAAAGCAaccagaggcagcagggagggatgctgctggggcGGGCCGTGCCCAAGCACCACAGAGCCTCTGCAGCACCCCGGCTGTTTTGGGACAGGACACACAGCTCTGGCATGCCAGGACAGCGTGGGAACTCTGAGCTTTGGgcagctttttcctcctttcctctgcctgcagagcaacATGAGCCAGCCAGGCAGGCAAGCCAAGCAGAGGTCCTGCCCTGCTGTCTCAGCTTCATCTCCCCACGCTGTTTTATTCCAGCAGAAACCTTATTCTATGCAAATAAATCACCCCATCCCCTGCAAGCCAGCCCAGCACTGGGTCCTTCCAACACGCCCTCCCTTGCCGGGGGTGCAGAGGGCCCTGCAACCTGTTTACCCGGACTTTAACCGGCCGCTGCAGCTCTTGCAACACTGCGGagtcagcaccagcagcagcgaCTGCTCAGGAGGTGAAAGAGCAAGCGGGCCAGAAACAACCAAGGCTCTCAGCCATTAGCTAGATGAGATGGAGAGACGACAAGGACGTCCTTCAGAGATGCATTGAGGGGGGCTCTGCCGGTGCCAGGGCTCACTCCCCGCCTGCACCGAGCCCACAGGCGCTGCCAGCACACCCAGACCCGATGGAAAGGCAGAGGAGGGCACCCGCTGTCAAAAACACGCTTGGCATTACTTCCCCAGAATAAATATAATTCACTTTTTGGATGGGCGAGACCAGTGTTGGGCCACAGCTCTTGGACACTGCCACGGGGACTtggcaggaaggagaaaagggttTTTGGGGACAGCAGAAGGGCACTGCCCTGTGGCTCGGGCATGAGCACGCACAGCTCATGACAATGCTGGGGTCCCTGTGCACCATTAGCAAGCAGCTCCTCGGGGGCCCTGGGGATGCCAGCAGCACTGTCACCAGCCTGTCCCACAGGATgggtgctggaggcaggaggacaCAGCTGGCTGTGTCCTGGGGCCTTGAGGGAAGCCCCCAGCAGTGTCAGACCCCACCAAGCCCCAGCTGGCATCCACCACCATTTCTGGGAGCCAGGCAGGCACTGGGGGCTGTGGTGATGTGCTTTGCTCCTTggtcctgcagcaccagcaccagctggtGCCTGCACGGCTCTGATGAGAAGTAGGCACCTGGAGAGCAATCCCAGCCTCTCCATTTTAAGGGCAGTTTCCCACGAAGACACACAAGCACCTGATTTCCATACAAAAagctcctcctgccttcagcTTTCACAAGATCCTTTCAGGATGTTACCCCCGAGGccctggcagcacagggctgaCCCACGCCTGGTGCAGTGTGTGGGGAACAGAGGGATTTCAGCCCTGCACAGGCCCTGGTACCCCAGGGGAAGCCGAGCCCCACGTTCCCCCCGTGGGAGGCTCACTCAGGTCTATGCCGGGAGCCGAGGGTCACGGCCCAGGCCGCACGCCTGGTGCATGCCGTGCCTGTGGCTCCTTCCCTCATGAGGGGACTTTGTGCCCTTCCCCTTGAGCCTGGTTAGCCTTCagagatggg belongs to Aythya fuligula isolate bAytFul2 chromosome 17, bAytFul2.pri, whole genome shotgun sequence and includes:
- the SLC25A1 gene encoding tricarboxylate transport protein, mitochondrial; this encodes MPAPAAPRSLAAAAPAGKAKLTHPGKAILAGGLAGGIEICITFPTEYVKTQLQLDEKANPPRYKGIGDCVKQTVRDHGIRGLYRGLSSLVYGSIPKAAVRFGMFEFLSNQMRDEKGRLDSTRGLICGLGAGVAEAVVVVCPMETVKVKFIHDQCSPKPKYRGFFHGVREIVREQGLKGTYQGLTATVLKQGSNQAIRFFVMTSLKNWYKGDDPNKVINPFVTGVFGALAGAASVFGNTPLDVVKTRMQGLEAHKYKSTWDCAYQIMKYEGPLAFYKGTVPRLGRVCLDVAIVFVIYDEVVKFLNKVWKTD